A genomic window from Candidatus Andeanibacterium colombiense includes:
- the rplE gene encoding 50S ribosomal protein L5 has translation MADKYTPRFKQRYEAEIAKAMTEKFGYKNALEVPKLEKITLNMGVGEASQDKKKVQTAAEEMELIAGQKPVITKAKKSIAQFKLREGMPIGCKVTLRRERMYEFLDRLVTIAMPRIRDFRGLNPKSFDGRGNYAMGLKEQIVFPEISYDKIEKVRGMDIIVTTTAKTDDEARELLRLFGFPFPAEQSAEKEAA, from the coding sequence ATGGCTGACAAGTATACTCCGCGCTTCAAGCAGCGCTATGAGGCAGAGATCGCGAAGGCGATGACCGAGAAGTTCGGTTACAAGAACGCGCTCGAAGTGCCGAAGCTGGAAAAGATCACGCTCAATATGGGCGTCGGCGAAGCCAGCCAGGACAAGAAGAAGGTCCAGACGGCGGCCGAGGAAATGGAACTGATCGCGGGCCAGAAGCCGGTGATCACCAAGGCGAAGAAGTCGATCGCGCAGTTCAAGCTGCGTGAAGGCATGCCGATCGGTTGCAAGGTCACCCTGCGCCGCGAACGCATGTACGAATTCCTCGACCGCCTCGTCACCATCGCAATGCCCCGTATCCGCGACTTTCGCGGCCTGAACCCGAAGAGCTTCGACGGGCGCGGCAATTATGCGATGGGTCTCAAGGAGCAGATCGTGTTCCCCGAGATCAGCTACGACAAGATCGAGAAGGTGCGTGGGATGGACATCATCGTCACCACCACCGCGAAGACCGACGACGAGGCGCGCGAGCTGCTGCGCCTGTTCGGTTTCCCGTTCCCCGCCGAGCAGTCGGCCGAGAAGGAAGCGGCGTGA
- the rplX gene encoding 50S ribosomal protein L24, whose product MAGAKIKKGDTVVVRTGKDKGRTGTVMQVFPKDDKVLVQGVNVAARHRKPTQTNPQGGIDRREAPMHISNVGLADPKTGAATRVRFDTKGDKKVRVAVKSGETIDG is encoded by the coding sequence ATGGCCGGCGCTAAGATCAAGAAGGGCGACACCGTCGTCGTTCGCACGGGCAAGGACAAGGGCCGCACCGGAACGGTGATGCAGGTCTTCCCGAAGGACGACAAGGTGTTGGTGCAGGGCGTCAATGTCGCCGCGCGCCACCGCAAGCCGACGCAGACGAACCCGCAGGGCGGCATCGACCGCCGCGAGGCTCCGATGCACATCTCGAACGTGGGCCTGGCCGATCCGAAGACCGGCGCGGCAACCCGCGTCCGTTTCGACACCAAGGGCGACAAGAAGGTCCGTGTGGCCGTGAAGTCCGGGGAGACGATCGATGGCTGA